One Pseudomonas syringae CC1557 genomic window, CATTTCGGCACCGGCACCACTGGACAGTACCAGCGGCACGACGCCCATGATGAACGCGAATGAAGTCATCAGAATCGGCCGCAGACGCAGGCGGCAAGCTTCCAGCACTGCATCCAGCGGGCTCATGCCTTCTGCCTGTTTGTCTTTGGCAAACTCGACGATCAGAATCGCGTTCTTGCACGCCAGGCCTACCAGTACGATCAGACCGATCTGGGTGAAGATGTTGTTGTCGCTACCGGCAATCATTACCCCGGCAATCGCCGAGAGTAGGGTCATCGGTACGATCAGGATGACCGCCAGCGGCAGGCTCCAGCTTTCGTACTGAGCCGCGAGTACCAGAAACGCCAGCAGAACGCAGAGCGGGAACACGAACAGCGCCGTATTGCCCGAGAGGATCTGCTGGTAGGTCAGGTCGGTCCATTCGTAGATCATGCCGGTGGGCAGTTCTTCACGAAGCAGTTTTTCCACCGCAGCCTGAGCCTGCCCGGAGCTGAACCCCGGTGCAGCGGCACCGTTGATCTCGGCCGTTATAAAGCCGTTGTAGTGCATGACTCGGTCAGGACCGGCGGTGTCGCTGACCTTGACGAAGGTGGCCAGCGGAATCATTTCGCCGAGGTTGTTGCGCACCTTGAGCTGGCCGATCTGGTCGGCATCCTGACGGAATTGCTGCTCAGCCTGGACGTTGACTTGATAGGTGCGGCCGAAGCGGTTGAAGTCGTTGGCATACAGCGAACCCAGGTACACCTGCAGGGTATCGAAGATGTCGCTGACCGCCACACCGTGGGTCTTGGCTTTCTCGCGGTCGATCGCGGCGTCGACTTGCGGCACGTTCACCGTGTAGCTGGTAAACAGTCCGGCCAGTTCCGGCACGCTGCGACTTTTGGCAATAATGTTCTGGGTTTCCTTGTACAGCTCGTCGTAACCCAGGTTGCCACGGTCTTCGATTTGCAGACGGAAGCCGCCAATGGTCCCCAGCCCTTGTACGGGCGGTGGCGGGAAGATCGCCATGTAGGCTTCCTGAATCGAGGCGAACTGGCCATTCAGTGCGCCGGCAATCGCGTTGGCCGACAGGCTGGCGTCCTTGCGCTCATCGAACGGTTTGAGGGTCACGAACACCACGCCGTTGTTGGGGCTGTTGGTGAAGCCGTTGATCGACAGACCGGGGAAGGCAATCGCGTCCTGCACGCCAGGCTGCTTGAGGGCGATCTCCGACATGCGCTTGATGACGTCTTCGGTGCGATCTAGGCTGGCAGCGTCCGGCAACTGGGCAAATGCAACCAGGTATTGCTTGTCTTGGCTCGGGACGAAGCCGGTCGGTGTGCTGGCAAAGCCCATCCAGGTCAGGACCATCAGGCCTGCATACACCAGCAGGGCAATGCCGCTGCTGCGAATGACCCTGGCGACGGTGCCGACATAGCCATGGCTGGCTTTCTCGAAAAAGCGGTTGAAGGGGCGGAACAACCAGCCACCGAGGATTTTGTCGAGGAAGCGTGAGAAGCGGTCCTTGGGTGCGTCATGACCTCTGAGCAGCACGGCGGCCAGCGCAGGCGACAGGGTCAGCGAGTTGAACGCCGAAATAACGGTCGAGATGGCAATGGTCAACGCGAACTGTTTATAGAACTGTCCGGTAAGCCCGGAAATGAACGCAGCTGGCACGAACACGGCGCACAACACCAGTGCTGTAGCGATGATCGGGCCCGTCACTTCGGCCATGGCCTTGTGCGTGGCGGCGACCGGTTCAAGCCCCAGTTCGATGTTCCGTTCGACGTTCTCCACCACCACGATGGCATCGTCCACCACGATACCGATCGCCAGTACCAGCCCGAACAATGACAGCGCGTTCAGCGAGAAACCGAACATGTGCATCACGGCGAAGGTACCGATCAGCGAAACCGGTACGGCAACCAATGGAATGATCGAGGCGCGCCAGGTCTGCAGGAACAGGATCACCACCAGCACCACCAGAATCAGTGCTTCGAACAGCGTGTGAATCACTGCCTCGATAGAACCACGCACAAAAATGGTCGGGTCATAGACGATGCTGTAATCCATGCCTTCCGGAAAGCTCTTCTTCAGCTCGGCCATCCGCGCCCGAACATCGTTGGAGATGTCGATGGCGTTGGAGCCGGGGCGCTGGAAGATCGGGATCGCCACCGCAGGCTGGTTATTGAGCAACGAGCGCAATGCATATTGGCTGGAGCCCAGTTCAATGCGGGCAATGTCCTTCAAACGGGTGATTTCGCCATCGGCACCGGCGCGAACCACCACATTTTCGAACTCTTCCTCACTGACCAGACGGCCTTGGGTATTGATCGACATCTGGAAGCTGGTGGCATTCGGCGATGGCGGTGCACCCAACTGGCCTGCAGCGACCTGGCGGTTCTGCTCGCGAATCGCGTTGACCACGTCGGTGGCGGTCAGGTTGCGTGAAGCGGTCTTGTTCGGATCGAGCCAGACGCGCAGCGAGTAGTCGCCCATGCCGAACAACTGCACATCACCGACGCCGCCCAGTCGCGCCAGCTCATCCTTGATGTTGAGCACTGCGTAGTTGGACAGGTACAGCATGTCGTAGCGTTTGTCCGGCGAGGTCAAGTGCACAACCATGGTCAGGTCGGGGGAGGCCTTGTCCACGGTGATGCCGATGCGTGTCACTTCTTCGGGCAGTTTTGGCTCGCTGCGGGTCACGCGGTTCTGTACTTGCACCTGCGCGTTGTCCAGGTCAGTGCCCAGTGCGAAGGTGATGGTCAGGGTCAGCTTGCCGTCTGCGGTGGCCTGCGAGGACATGTAGAGCATGCCTTCGACACCGGTGATGGCCTGTTCCAGCGGCGAGGCGACGGTTTCGCCGATCACCTTCGGGTTGGCACCGGGGAAGTTGGCGCGGACCACGACGGTCGGTGGCACCACTTCCGGGTATTCACTGATCGGTAGCTGGAACAGAGAGATGGCACCGGCGATCAGGATCAGCAGCGACAGCACTGCGGCAAAGATCGGCCGTGAGATAAAGAATTTGGAGAAGTTCATCGGACGAGTCCCTTAGCCGCGTGGCGCAGTAGCGCTGGCGATACTGACGGCCGGTTTTGGCGTCACTTTTGGCAGGTTGCTGGCGTCGAGAGCCTGGCGTTGTTTGAGCAGTGCGGCGAGGGTCTCGGCGCTGGCCATCGGTGTGACTTCAGGGTCCACAGGCTGGCCGGGGCGCACACGCTGCAGACCTTTGACGACGATGGTGTCGTCCTTGCCGAGCCCGTTACGCACGATGCGCAAGCCTTCGATTTTCGGGCCCAGTTCAACGGCGCGATAGGCGGGCTTGTTGTCTTTATCCATCACCAGCACAAACTTCTTGCCCAGATCGGTGCCGACCGCTTCGTCGTTGATCAGGACTGCCGAGTACGTGCCGCTGCCCACCAGTTTCAGGCGTGCGTACAGGCCAGGGGTAAAGCTGCCGTCCGCGTTATCGAACACCGCACGACCGCGAATGGTGCCGGTCCTGGGGTTGACCTGGTTGTCGACAAAGTTCATCTGGCCCAGGTGTGGGTTGCCGGTTTCGTTGGACAGCCCCAGGTAGACCGGAGTGCTCTGGCCACGCTGACCTTTGCGAGCCAGTTCGGTGTACTTGAGGAACACACGTTCGTCAGCGTCGAAGTAGGCGTAGACCTTGTCGGTGGAGACCACGCTGGTCAGCGCAGTGACATCGGCGGTGACAATGTTCCCGGCGGTGATTTCGGCGCGGCTCACGCGGCCGGCAATCGGGGCGGTCACGCGGGTAAAGCTGAGGTTCAGTCGGGCCAGGTCCAGTTGCGCCTGTATCGCTGCGACACCGGCTTTGGCTTCCTGCGCCGAGGTTGTACGCGAGTCGGCCAGTTCGGCGGAAATCGCGTTGTTGCTGCGCAAGCGTTCACCGCGCTGGGCCTCGCTTTCACCGCGAGAGGCCACGGCACGGGCCTGCTGCAACTGGGCTTCGAGACGGCGCACTTCGGACTGGAACGGACGGGGATCGATCTGGAACAGCAGATCGCCTTTCTTGACCAGCGAACCGTCGGTGAAGGCGACCTGATCGATCTGGCCTGACACACGAGGGCGAACTTCGACGGTTTCCGGAGCCTCGAGACGGCCGGTGAATTCGTCCCACTCGTTGACCGGCTGCTCTAATACTTTGGCGACGGTGACTTTGGCTGCGCCGGGCGCTGCAGGGGCTTCTGACGTCTTGCCGCACGCACTGATCACGATGAGAGCGATAGCAGTGAGGGGGAAGCGGAGATGGCTGATTGTCTGGGGCATTGGAAGTTCCGCCGAAAATAAACGATGGGCGGATTCTGTTGGCGGGGGGTGTTATTAACGAATCGAATAAATCGAAGGTTACTATCACCCACAATGATGCAGCGTCACAGGGCCGGCAACCGGCGGCCCGAATCAGCAGGCTCGTGTGGTCCATTGCCGTGCATGACACATGCAACGCGCGCCCGTGCCCTGTCTGGATAGCGCCTCAATGGCCGAAAAAAAGCTCATGTCATATTGCTATCTTTGCGATCAATTCTTGCAATCGCCACGGCTATCAAGTTGTCCGGTCCGGCGTCGATCTTTGGGTATTCCGATAAATCCCAAGGCGAAATTTGATGAAATCGACATGGCTGGACAATTTGAACGTCAGTAAGAAACTGAGCTTGGGCTTCGGCCTCATTCTGCTCGGCGTACTGACGGTGACCACTATTGGCTACCTCAGCACCAACCTGCTGATCGAGCGGCTGGGCAAAGCGGCCAGGGTCGCTGAAGTAAAAGCAGATGCGCTGAGCCTGAGAATCGCTGCACAGACCTACATGGCAAAACCTGACGCAAGCACTCAACAGGGTTATGTCGCTGCCCTCGACGACTTGGGCAAGACCATCGAGAACGGCCTGAAGATTCTGACCGTGCCGGTCAACGCCGATAAGCTCCGAGCTATCCGCGATCAGGCGGATGGCCTTAGGCAGACGTTCAGCCAGATGGTGGACAACAACCAGAAAATCGACCAGGCCATGCAGCCGTTGATTACTATTTCCGAGCAGGTCAGCGGCAGTTTCGAAACGCTTCTGCAAAAGACCTTTGAAGACGCCTCGCGCTCGCTTGAACAGAACGCTATCGATCAGGTAAAGGTTGCCGGTGACTTGCGCAACGGCATGACCAACTTTCGTCTGGTGTTCCGTCGCTATATCAGTATTCCTACCGCCGAAAACAAGCAGATCACCTTCGACGCAGCAGACTCTCTGATTACCCAGGTGGGTAGCGCGCGCACCCAACTGCCGAACAAGGCCGGTCCGGCGGTGGATGCTGCCCTTGCAGCCTTGCAGCAGTACAAGTCGCTGATGGTTTCCATTTCCCAGCTGATGCAACAGAACGACCAGATCCGCGACACACTGCGCCAGCAGGCGTTGGACATAGTCAAAAGCTCCGACGGGTTGATGGCTGGGCAGGTAGTCAGCGCCAATAAAGAAAAAGACAGTGCCGTGACCCAGTTGCTCACCGTGGCCTTGATCGTCCTGTTGCTGGGCATCTTCGCAGCCATCCTGATCACCCGTCAGATCACGCGCCCCCTAGACTCCACAGTGATCGCGGCCCGACGCATTGCTGACGGCGACCTGACCAACGACATCAGTACCACCCGACAGGACGAACTGGGCCTGCTGCAAAACACCATGCAACACATGACCGTGTCGCTGCGTACTTTGATAGGCGGTATCAGTAACGGTGTGACACAAATTGCCACGGCAGCCGAAGAGCTGTCGGCCGTCAGCGAACAGACCAGTGCGGGTGTCACCCAGCAGAAAATGGAAGTCGATCAGGTAGCGACCGCCATGAACCAGATGGCCTCTACCGTGCAGGAAGTTGCTCAAAACACCGAAGATGCATCGCAGGCTGCCAGACAGGCCAGCGAGCGAGCAGCCCATGGCAGCAGCGTGGTGCAACACGCCACACGCGAAATCAGTCAATTGGCGGGTGAAGTAGGGCAACTGGGTCAGGCCATGCAGCGCTTGATTCAGGACAGCGACAAGATCGGCGGCGTGATCGATGTGATCAAGGCGGTAGCCGAGCAAACCAACCTGTTGGCGCTCAACGCGGCCATCGAAGCCGCCCGTGCGGGCGAGCAGGGACGTGGTTTCGCTGTGGTCGCCGATGAGGTGCGCTCGCTGGCCCAGCGCACGCAAAAGTCCACCACGGAAATCGAAGCGCTGATTCAGGCGTTGCAGCACGGCACCGGCGCAGCCTCGGACCTGATGGACGCCAGCCGTCAACGCACCGAAGGCACCGTGGAGCTGGCTCGTCAGGCCGAACAGGCGCTGGTGGAAATCACTCACTCGATCGGCACCATCGAGCAAATGAGTCAGCAGATCTCTGCCGCCGCCGAGGAGCAAAGCGCCGTCACTGATGAAATCAACCGCAGCGTCATCAGTGTGCGCGACATTGCCGACCAGTCCGCGACGGCCACCGAGCAAAGCGCGGCGTCCACTGTAGAGCTGGCGCGGCTGGGCAGTAACCTGCAAGACATGGTTTCCCGCTTCCGGATCTGATGCAGCAAGGAGCAGCGCTGAACGTCAGCGCTGTTCCACCAGTTGCAGGAAGCGTCGCGTTCGTTCGTTCTCCGGGTTCAGCAGGATGTCGCTGGCTGAGCCATCTGCCACAATTCGCCCTCCCTCCATGAATAAAACCCGGTCAGCAATGTCCTGAGCGAACTTCATCTCATGGGTGACCAGCAGCATGGTCATTTGAAACTCGTGGGCAATCGAGCGAATCACGGCCAGCACTTCGCCAACCAGTTCAGGGTCCAGCGCTGACGTGACCTCGTCAAACAGCATGATCTGCGGCCGCATGGCCAATGCCCTGGCAATCGCTACGCGTTGTTGCTGTCCGCCGGAGAGCTGGCTCGGGTACGCGTCAGCCTTGTGCGCAAGCCCGACCAGCCCAAGGTATTGATGGGCACGCTCCAAGGCCTCTTCGCGGGACAACCTGATTACTCGCAACGGCGCTTCGGTAATGTTTTCCTGCACGGTGAGGTGCGGAAACAGATTGAATTGCTGAAACACCATGCCCACTCGATGAATCACCGGAGCCTTTGAGGAACCGGGCCAGCGCCAGCGCGCGGTCTGTGCAGGGACAGGTTCGCCTGCCACCTGAATGCTGCCGTGCTGATAATTTTCCAGCCCTTTGATCAGACGCAGCACGGTCGATTTGCCCGAGCCACTGGGCCCGATCAGCGCGACTTTCTGGCCTTGCGGGATGCTCAGGTCCAGATGGTCAATGACCCGGTTGCTACCGAAGTCCTTGACCACTTGCCTGAGCTGTATCTGCGCCTCTGCGGCGGGCAGGGCAGTGGTGTGTGCGAGATCAGACATGATTGCGCCTTTCCAGGTATTTGAACAACAACGAGGTCGGCACGCTGATCGCCAGGAACATCAGCGCCATCACCGTGTACGGCTCGTTGTAGCGATAGGTCATCCCGGCGATCTGCTTGGCTGCCTGAAACAGTTCGGGGATGGTGATCACGGCCAGCAGTGGCGTTTCCTTGAACATGCCGATCAGGTAGTTGCCCAGCACCGGCAGCATTGGTTTCAACGCCTGCGGCAGAATGATGCGTCGCCAGGTATCGCCCCTGTTGAAGTCCAGCGCGCGAGCGGCTTCCCATTGTCCTGCGGGGATGTCCTCGATTGCGCCGCGATAGGCCTCGGCAATATAGGCCGCGTAATAGCACCCTAGGCCGATCACGCCTGTGGTGATCGCCGGGAAGGTGATGCCTGCCAAAGGCAGCGCAAAGAACAGCACATACAATTGGACCATCAGCGGCGTGTTGCGGAAAAAGCTCAGGTAACCCTTGCTCAGGTAATGCACGAGCTTCAGCTGCGAGCGTAACGCCAGCGCCAGAACCAGGCCCAGCAGCACCGCAAGCAGGAATCCCAGTAACACGACTTGCACGGTGACCAGCAAGCCCTGAAACAGCTCCGGCATGATCGACCAGGCGAATGCAACGTCGAACTCCATGTTCAACCTCTCGCCTGGCGCCACGCCGTCGCGTGTCGTTCGTATCGACGGACCAGCCAGCTGAGCGGCCACGCCATCACGAAGTAGCAGACCAGCACGATGCTCCAGATCAGCGTTTGCTGGCCCAGCGTGGTCACCAACTGGCTGCCGCTGAAGGTCAGGTCGGTGAGGGTGATCAGCGAGACCAGCGATGTGGTTTTCAGCAGTTCAACCAATTGATTGCCCATCGGCGGAATCATGAACGGCAGGGCCTGCGGCAGGATGATGCGCCGAAACGCACTCACTGGTCCGAAGTCCAGCGCTCGCAATGCGTCACGCTGCCCCTGGCTGACGTTGATCAGCGCCGAACGGATGATTTCCGAGCCGTAGGCCGAAAACGTCAAGCCCAGACCCAGCACCCCGGTGGTCATGGGTGACAGACGAATGCCGAACAGCGGCAGAATGAAAAACAGGTAAAACAGCAGCACCAACGCGGAAATGCCACGCAGTACTTCGACGTACAGCGTGGCGAACCAGCGCAATGCCCGGAACGGCGACAGGCGCATCAAGGCGATCACAAAGGACAGCACCACTACCAGCAATTCGGCGAGAAAGGTGATTTGCAGTGTAACCAGTGCGCCGTGCGCCAGTTGTCTGGCGATGAAACCGGCGGTTTCCAATGTTGCAGGGTCGACAAGCATGGCCTGTACTCGTAGGGGTTAAGGCCTTAAGCAGTGGCCCGCAGGCCACGCAAATCAGGGGTTGCAGCGTTGGGCTGCGGTAACGGTGGGCTCAGCCAGCTCGTTGTCGGTGTAGCCGTATTTTTCGAGAATTTTCAGCAGTTCACCGGAGGCCCGGAGTTTGGCCAATTGCTCGTTGAACGCCTGCTCGAAAGCCGGATCGTTTTTCGGCAGGCCATAGGCATGGTAATTCCAGCCTGGTTTGCCATTGGCGTCCGGGATCTGCTCGAACGGCAAGGCGCGCTCGATGTCCGGGCTGTTGGCTTTCTTGATCAGACTGATGACTTCTGCGTCAGGGAAATACACCACATCGACCCGACCGGCCTGCAAGGCGGCCAGTGCCTCGGTGTCCTTGTCGAACAACACCACATTGCTGTTGGCAATACCGCTGTCCCTGGCTTCCTGGACCTGATTGCTGCCAGGTTGCGTGGCCAGTCGCGCTTTGCCATGGCTGGCAACATCCTTGAGGCTGTGCAGGTTCAGCGGGTTACCGGTTTTGACAATGAATGCACCGCCGGATCGCGTGACCGGGTTGGAGAACGAGATCACCTTGCAGCGATTCGGATTGATGAACAGACCCGCACCGATCAGATCGAAACGGCCCGCCGCAAGGCCAGGCACCAGAGAGCCGAAGTCAGTGATAGGCGTCTCGATCTTCGTGATGCCCAACGGTTCGAGAATGGCCCGCAATATCTCGACATTGGCACCGGTGGCCTTGCCATCGGTGCCGATGTAGGCATAAGGCTGCTCGTTGGCAATGCCAGCGGTCAGACCGTCGCTGCGGCCCTTTTCCAGCAACCCGGCCAGCGCCGGGAATGAAAGGGCGGCGTTTAACAGTAACGCTGAACCGAACAGGGCTGAGAACGACAGGGGTGTGCTACGTATCATTGCGTGCGCTCGAAGTAGAGGGAAAGGGGCGTCTTGCTGAGGCGGCCAGATCATGTCGATCAAGTGCGCACAATCGCTTCGTCTTGCCTGCTTCCTGCGTCGGCAATGCGTTTTTGCATAAGGCGCAACTCTATAGATATTAAAAAATAAATTTAAATATCGATAAGGAATATGCATATGCACGGGTGCTGTTTCGGTGCTTTCAAGTCAGATGCCTTGGCCGGGTAACCGCAATTTTCTATTGCCGGGCTGATACTTGACGTTCAAGACGACGGCCAGGAATCGCAGCAATCAGCTCCTGGGTGTAAGCAGCTTCAGGTCGCTCGAAAATGTCGCTGGCCTGCCCGTGTTCGACCGTGTTGCCCTGCTTGAGCACCAGCACTTGATGGGCAACGCTGGCGACCACCGCAAGGTCATGGGACACCAATACATAGGCGATGCCTGACTCGGCTTGCAGCTCGACCAACAGGTCGAGAATTTGTGCCTGCACCGATACATCCAGCGCCGAAACCGGTTCATCAAGCAGCAGCAAATCCGGCTGCAAGGCCAGCGCTCGGGCAATCGCAACGCGTTGTCGCTGCCCGCCTGAAAGCTCGCGGGGCAGCCGGTCCAGATAAGCCACTGGCAAGTGAACCCGCTCGATCAACTGGCGCGCAGCCTGTTCCAGTTCGCGGCCCCTGAGCAGGCCGAACGATACCAGGGGCTCGACGATGCTTTCGAACAGCGTGAAGCGCGGGTCCAGGGCGGCGAACGGGTTTTGCTGCACCAGCTGGATGCGCCGCCGCAACGGCCTGAATTCACGCCAGCCGAGGTCTGTTACATCGCGATTCTCCAGCAGTACTCGTCCTTGTGTAGGCTTCTCCAGGCCCAGCGCGATGCGCAGTGCGGTGCTTTTACCCGAACCGGACTCGCCGACGATGGCCAGGGTCTGACCGGGAAAGACCTTGAAACTGACATCCTGCAACGCCTGAAACTCTGCCTTTTCACCTTTTACGTAGGGCAAACGGTAGGTCTTGCTGATGTTGCTCAGGGTCAGCAATGGCGTGTCATTGGCCAGAACCGGGCGTGGAACGACCGGGCTTTTGCGCTGACCGAATGCTGGAGCGGCGGCGATCAGTGCCCGGGTGTAGGCATGGCCGGGGTTGACGAGAATCTGCTCGGGCGTGCCGTGTTCAACCAGCTCGCCTTTGTTCATGACCAGCACCCGGTCAGCGCGGTCGGCCGCTACGCCAAGGTCATGGGTAATGATCAGCAAGGAAATGCCACGCTCGGCCACCAGGCGTTGCAAGTGGTCGAGGATCTTGCGCTGGACGGTGACGTCCAGAGCGCTGGTGGGCTCGTCGGCGATAATCAGGCGCGGATTACCAGCCAGTGCGATGGCGATCAGTACTCGCTGGCGCATGCCACCGGACAGCTCGTGCGGGTACTGACGAGCGCGTAACACGGGCTTGTCCAGGCCGACGTGCTGCAGCAGTTCCAGCACATCGGCATCGACTGTCGAATAACGCCCGCCATGCGCCTGCAGCAGAGCTTCGGCAATCTGCCGACCGATGCGCAGGGTCGGGTTGAGGCTGACCATCGGGTCCTGCGGCACCAGGCCGATCACGCTGCCGCGAATCCG contains:
- a CDS encoding efflux RND transporter permease subunit, whose amino-acid sequence is MNFSKFFISRPIFAAVLSLLILIAGAISLFQLPISEYPEVVPPTVVVRANFPGANPKVIGETVASPLEQAITGVEGMLYMSSQATADGKLTLTITFALGTDLDNAQVQVQNRVTRSEPKLPEEVTRIGITVDKASPDLTMVVHLTSPDKRYDMLYLSNYAVLNIKDELARLGGVGDVQLFGMGDYSLRVWLDPNKTASRNLTATDVVNAIREQNRQVAAGQLGAPPSPNATSFQMSINTQGRLVSEEEFENVVVRAGADGEITRLKDIARIELGSSQYALRSLLNNQPAVAIPIFQRPGSNAIDISNDVRARMAELKKSFPEGMDYSIVYDPTIFVRGSIEAVIHTLFEALILVVLVVILFLQTWRASIIPLVAVPVSLIGTFAVMHMFGFSLNALSLFGLVLAIGIVVDDAIVVVENVERNIELGLEPVAATHKAMAEVTGPIIATALVLCAVFVPAAFISGLTGQFYKQFALTIAISTVISAFNSLTLSPALAAVLLRGHDAPKDRFSRFLDKILGGWLFRPFNRFFEKASHGYVGTVARVIRSSGIALLVYAGLMVLTWMGFASTPTGFVPSQDKQYLVAFAQLPDAASLDRTEDVIKRMSEIALKQPGVQDAIAFPGLSINGFTNSPNNGVVFVTLKPFDERKDASLSANAIAGALNGQFASIQEAYMAIFPPPPVQGLGTIGGFRLQIEDRGNLGYDELYKETQNIIAKSRSVPELAGLFTSYTVNVPQVDAAIDREKAKTHGVAVSDIFDTLQVYLGSLYANDFNRFGRTYQVNVQAEQQFRQDADQIGQLKVRNNLGEMIPLATFVKVSDTAGPDRVMHYNGFITAEINGAAAPGFSSGQAQAAVEKLLREELPTGMIYEWTDLTYQQILSGNTALFVFPLCVLLAFLVLAAQYESWSLPLAVILIVPMTLLSAIAGVMIAGSDNNIFTQIGLIVLVGLACKNAILIVEFAKDKQAEGMSPLDAVLEACRLRLRPILMTSFAFIMGVVPLVLSSGAGAEMRHAMGVAVFSGMLGVTFFGLLLTPVFYVLIRNYVERKEARKAARAQQLQNLPAEMH
- the ehuB gene encoding ectoine/hydroxyectoine ABC transporter substrate-binding protein EhuB, with the translated sequence MIRSTPLSFSALFGSALLLNAALSFPALAGLLEKGRSDGLTAGIANEQPYAYIGTDGKATGANVEILRAILEPLGITKIETPITDFGSLVPGLAAGRFDLIGAGLFINPNRCKVISFSNPVTRSGGAFIVKTGNPLNLHSLKDVASHGKARLATQPGSNQVQEARDSGIANSNVVLFDKDTEALAALQAGRVDVVYFPDAEVISLIKKANSPDIERALPFEQIPDANGKPGWNYHAYGLPKNDPAFEQAFNEQLAKLRASGELLKILEKYGYTDNELAEPTVTAAQRCNP
- a CDS encoding dipeptide ABC transporter ATP-binding protein; protein product: MTDTPQLIDIRHLSVAYRFDGQVNQAVRNVSFQVAKGETVAIVGESGSGKSTMANAILGLLPDNATITRGELQVDGHDLSHASEREKRRIRGSVIGLVPQDPMVSLNPTLRIGRQIAEALLQAHGGRYSTVDADVLELLQHVGLDKPVLRARQYPHELSGGMRQRVLIAIALAGNPRLIIADEPTSALDVTVQRKILDHLQRLVAERGISLLIITHDLGVAADRADRVLVMNKGELVEHGTPEQILVNPGHAYTRALIAAAPAFGQRKSPVVPRPVLANDTPLLTLSNISKTYRLPYVKGEKAEFQALQDVSFKVFPGQTLAIVGESGSGKSTALRIALGLEKPTQGRVLLENRDVTDLGWREFRPLRRRIQLVQQNPFAALDPRFTLFESIVEPLVSFGLLRGRELEQAARQLIERVHLPVAYLDRLPRELSGGQRQRVAIARALALQPDLLLLDEPVSALDVSVQAQILDLLVELQAESGIAYVLVSHDLAVVASVAHQVLVLKQGNTVEHGQASDIFERPEAAYTQELIAAIPGRRLERQVSARQ
- the ehuD gene encoding ectoine/hydroxyectoine ABC transporter permease subunit EhuD gives rise to the protein MEFDVAFAWSIMPELFQGLLVTVQVVLLGFLLAVLLGLVLALALRSQLKLVHYLSKGYLSFFRNTPLMVQLYVLFFALPLAGITFPAITTGVIGLGCYYAAYIAEAYRGAIEDIPAGQWEAARALDFNRGDTWRRIILPQALKPMLPVLGNYLIGMFKETPLLAVITIPELFQAAKQIAGMTYRYNEPYTVMALMFLAISVPTSLLFKYLERRNHV
- the ehuC gene encoding ectoine/hydroxyectoine ABC transporter permease subunit EhuC encodes the protein MLVDPATLETAGFIARQLAHGALVTLQITFLAELLVVVLSFVIALMRLSPFRALRWFATLYVEVLRGISALVLLFYLFFILPLFGIRLSPMTTGVLGLGLTFSAYGSEIIRSALINVSQGQRDALRALDFGPVSAFRRIILPQALPFMIPPMGNQLVELLKTTSLVSLITLTDLTFSGSQLVTTLGQQTLIWSIVLVCYFVMAWPLSWLVRRYERHATAWRQARG
- the mexE gene encoding multidrug efflux RND transporter periplasmic adaptor subunit MexE, with translation MPQTISHLRFPLTAIALIVISACGKTSEAPAAPGAAKVTVAKVLEQPVNEWDEFTGRLEAPETVEVRPRVSGQIDQVAFTDGSLVKKGDLLFQIDPRPFQSEVRRLEAQLQQARAVASRGESEAQRGERLRSNNAISAELADSRTTSAQEAKAGVAAIQAQLDLARLNLSFTRVTAPIAGRVSRAEITAGNIVTADVTALTSVVSTDKVYAYFDADERVFLKYTELARKGQRGQSTPVYLGLSNETGNPHLGQMNFVDNQVNPRTGTIRGRAVFDNADGSFTPGLYARLKLVGSGTYSAVLINDEAVGTDLGKKFVLVMDKDNKPAYRAVELGPKIEGLRIVRNGLGKDDTIVVKGLQRVRPGQPVDPEVTPMASAETLAALLKQRQALDASNLPKVTPKPAVSIASATAPRG
- a CDS encoding amino acid ABC transporter ATP-binding protein — encoded protein: MSDLAHTTALPAAEAQIQLRQVVKDFGSNRVIDHLDLSIPQGQKVALIGPSGSGKSTVLRLIKGLENYQHGSIQVAGEPVPAQTARWRWPGSSKAPVIHRVGMVFQQFNLFPHLTVQENITEAPLRVIRLSREEALERAHQYLGLVGLAHKADAYPSQLSGGQQQRVAIARALAMRPQIMLFDEVTSALDPELVGEVLAVIRSIAHEFQMTMLLVTHEMKFAQDIADRVLFMEGGRIVADGSASDILLNPENERTRRFLQLVEQR
- a CDS encoding methyl-accepting chemotaxis protein, whose translation is MASTVQEVAQNTEDASQAARQASERAAHGSSVVQHATREISQLAGEVGQLGQAMQRLIQDSDKIGGVIDVIKAVAEQTNLLALNAAIEAARAGEQGRGFAVVADEVRSLAQRTQKSTTEIEALIQALQHGTGAASDLMDASRQRTEGTVELARQAEQALVEITHSIGTIEQMSQQISAAAEEQSAVTDEINRSVISVRDIADQSATATEQSAASTVELARLGSNLQDMVSRFRI